The Clostridia bacterium genome window below encodes:
- the fliG gene encoding flagellar motor switch protein FliG: MAKGELTGLEKAAVLLISIGPELSAKLLRYLPETDIERITYQIANMPTVTAEMKAQVTEEFLQLHEAQQYLLQGGITYAREILEKSVGPAKANEIIRKLTESSKIRPFAMVRKADPRQMVNFIYNEHPQTIALILAYLEPDQASIVLSALPEDMQADIARRIALMERTSPEIVKQVEAVLESKLSSLVSQDFTNVGGIKTLVEILNRVDRATEKVILETMEKDDQELAEEIRKRLFVFEDIINLDDTSIRRILREVDTKDLALALKGSSQEVANRIYKNMSQRAGEMLREDIEFLGPIRLRDVEEAQQRIVQIIRRLDEAGEIVIARGGEDALII, encoded by the coding sequence GTGGCAAAAGGAGAATTGACAGGTTTAGAAAAAGCCGCAGTACTGCTCATCAGTATTGGCCCGGAACTGTCTGCCAAATTGCTCCGCTATCTCCCTGAGACTGATATCGAGCGGATCACCTATCAAATTGCCAACATGCCTACCGTCACGGCGGAAATGAAGGCGCAGGTGACGGAGGAGTTTCTCCAGCTCCATGAAGCCCAGCAGTACCTGCTGCAGGGCGGCATTACTTACGCCAGGGAGATCCTGGAGAAGAGTGTGGGGCCGGCGAAAGCCAATGAAATCATCAGGAAACTGACTGAGAGTTCGAAGATACGTCCTTTTGCCATGGTGCGCAAGGCGGATCCCAGGCAGATGGTGAATTTTATCTACAACGAACACCCGCAGACCATTGCCTTAATCCTGGCTTATCTCGAACCGGACCAAGCGTCTATTGTGTTAAGCGCTTTGCCGGAAGACATGCAGGCGGACATTGCCCGCCGCATTGCCTTGATGGAGCGGACGTCGCCGGAAATAGTCAAGCAAGTGGAGGCGGTTTTGGAAAGCAAGCTGTCCTCCCTGGTCAGCCAGGACTTCACTAACGTAGGCGGGATTAAGACGCTGGTAGAAATTTTAAACAGGGTAGACCGTGCTACGGAAAAGGTCATCTTAGAAACGATGGAAAAAGACGACCAGGAGTTGGCGGAAGAAATCCGGAAACGCCTGTTTGTCTTTGAAGACATCATTAACTTGGACGATACTTCCATTCGCCGCATTTTGCGGGAAGTGGATACCAAAGATCTGGCATTGGCGCTTAAAGGCTCCAGTCAAGAAGTGGCTAATAGGATTTACAAGAATATGTCCCAGCGGGCCGGCGAAATGCTCCGCGAGGACATCGAGTTTCTGGGGCCCATTCGGCTTAGGGATGTGGAGGAAGCGCAGCAGCGCATTGTGCAGATTATCCGCCGCTTAGATGAGGCCGGTGAAATTGTCATTGCCAGAGGTGGAGAAGATGCTCTCATCATCTAA
- a CDS encoding flagellar hook-length control protein FliK, translating into MDRGVIELLPAMFAPPAQSVHQSAAAGEEGAFQLLLESLLLETLAGQVFQGGKGLLAGIDLGPDTGETSGQEEQKGQELLALLELLQVPLMEHFRGVLPAEGGFGQGDFAGNQPFVRELPAPMPDLTGNAGTQGGAAALPEEPSLPETLPGTAPQLSDRIVDNGVVAGQFQGSPPVEVGHQQGTAREGLPFMQALSRDAVSQGQLGDSPAGRETGVTGEAVPQAGKAGPDQPWLQFTADQMMEDQEPVPSSNRVESSVPHRSGITLFDLMDQMVQSGKLKLLAAKQEMELQLKPEYLGKLAIRLTLENGAMTAKFVVESHQVGRMLEQNLPQLRQTLAEQGIRFDQAQVEVGDPGSFAQERQPQWQQGRAFRESFVIRGVDSGEHQVREEDYPEPVRRAGIDYRA; encoded by the coding sequence GTGGACAGAGGCGTGATAGAATTGCTGCCGGCTATGTTTGCCCCGCCCGCCCAATCGGTCCACCAGAGTGCGGCGGCAGGGGAAGAAGGAGCTTTTCAACTGCTGTTGGAGAGCCTGCTCCTCGAGACCCTGGCCGGACAAGTCTTCCAAGGAGGGAAAGGTCTACTGGCCGGGATAGATCTGGGGCCGGATACCGGCGAGACATCAGGGCAAGAAGAGCAAAAAGGGCAGGAACTGCTGGCGCTCCTCGAACTGCTGCAGGTACCGTTGATGGAACATTTCCGCGGTGTGCTGCCCGCAGAAGGAGGCTTTGGCCAGGGTGACTTTGCCGGCAACCAACCGTTTGTCCGGGAACTGCCGGCGCCCATGCCGGATTTGACCGGAAATGCCGGTACCCAAGGAGGCGCGGCAGCCTTACCGGAGGAACCAAGCCTTCCGGAGACGTTGCCCGGGACGGCGCCGCAGTTATCCGACCGGATTGTGGACAATGGGGTCGTTGCCGGCCAGTTCCAGGGAAGTCCGCCGGTGGAGGTTGGGCACCAACAGGGAACAGCTCGGGAGGGCCTGCCATTTATGCAAGCATTGAGCCGGGACGCGGTTTCTCAAGGGCAGCTTGGGGACTCGCCCGCCGGTCGGGAAACGGGCGTAACCGGTGAAGCAGTTCCTCAGGCCGGAAAGGCCGGGCCGGACCAGCCGTGGCTCCAGTTTACGGCGGACCAAATGATGGAAGATCAGGAACCCGTCCCTTCATCGAACCGGGTGGAGAGTTCCGTCCCCCACCGCAGCGGTATTACTCTGTTCGACCTGATGGATCAGATGGTCCAGTCCGGCAAGCTGAAACTTTTGGCTGCTAAGCAGGAAATGGAGCTGCAGCTTAAACCTGAGTACCTGGGCAAGCTGGCGATCCGTTTGACTTTGGAAAACGGCGCTATGACGGCCAAGTTTGTGGTGGAAAGCCATCAGGTGGGGCGGATGCTGGAACAAAACCTACCTCAGCTGCGGCAAACCCTGGCGGAGCAAGGTATCCGGTTTGACCAGGCCCAAGTGGAGGTCGGGGATCCGGGGAGTTTTGCCCAGGAGCGGCAACCCCAGTGGCAGCAAGGAAGGGCTTTTAGGGAATCCTTTGTTATCCGTGGAGTGGATTCCGGGGAACACCAGGTGAGAGAAGAAGACTACCCGGAACCTGTCAGGAGAGCAGGCATTGATTACCGGGCCTAA
- the fliJ gene encoding flagellar export protein FliJ, with protein MARFHFRLEPVLNYRASLEERAKEELAGSLARYQREKQALEELAEDLSAHTQPVECGRLDLTQLTMLESYQRYLELQLERQSARVQAAEEAVSKCRRKLEQKMQERKAVEILKEKQYNEFVYREEREEQKFLDDMATLRFVRQTMEK; from the coding sequence TTGGCACGCTTTCATTTCCGCCTGGAGCCTGTCCTTAATTACCGTGCATCTTTAGAGGAAAGGGCGAAGGAAGAACTGGCCGGAAGCCTGGCCCGGTATCAACGGGAAAAGCAGGCCTTGGAGGAACTGGCAGAGGACCTGTCAGCCCATACCCAACCGGTGGAGTGCGGCAGACTGGATTTAACTCAGTTAACGATGCTGGAAAGCTACCAGCGGTACTTGGAATTACAACTGGAGCGGCAGTCGGCGCGGGTGCAGGCGGCGGAAGAAGCCGTATCCAAGTGCCGGCGGAAGCTGGAGCAGAAGATGCAGGAACGAAAAGCGGTGGAAATTTTGAAAGAGAAGCAATATAACGAGTTTGTCTACCGGGAGGAAAGGGAGGAACAAAAGTTCCTGGATGACATGGCCACCCTGAGATTTGTGCGGCAGACCATGGAGAAATAA
- the flgC gene encoding flagellar basal body rod protein FlgC — translation MGIFSSMQISASGLTAERLRLETIANNLANINTTRTAAGGPYRRQTPVFAEKLEKAIGSPAKFRGAGVQVVEIVHDPGEPRLVYDPAHPDARGDGYVAYPNINVVNEMVDMITATRAYEANITAINAAKTMALKALEIGRG, via the coding sequence ATGGGTATATTCAGCTCCATGCAGATTAGCGCTTCCGGTTTGACTGCGGAGAGACTGCGGCTGGAAACCATCGCCAACAACCTGGCCAACATCAATACCACCAGGACTGCTGCCGGCGGTCCTTATCGCCGGCAAACCCCGGTGTTCGCCGAGAAACTGGAGAAAGCCATCGGCTCTCCCGCCAAGTTTCGTGGGGCCGGGGTGCAGGTGGTGGAAATAGTCCATGACCCCGGCGAACCCAGGCTCGTCTACGATCCTGCCCACCCGGATGCCCGGGGGGACGGTTATGTGGCCTACCCGAACATCAACGTGGTGAACGAAATGGTGGATATGATCACCGCCACCAGGGCCTACGAGGCTAACATTACCGCCATTAACGCGGCAAAAACCATGGCCCTGAAAGCTTTGGAAATAGGCAGAGGGTAG
- the fliE gene encoding flagellar hook-basal body complex protein FliE has protein sequence MNISLLTPQPLELQHSLPAAGAKENKDSPSFSEILQGQLEKVNQLQKEADQLTQDLLTGSVEHLHQVTIAAEQASLALQLTVQIRNKLIEAYQEISRMQI, from the coding sequence ATGAACATTTCACTGTTGACACCTCAACCCTTGGAACTGCAGCACAGCTTGCCTGCTGCCGGGGCCAAGGAGAACAAGGACAGCCCGTCTTTCAGTGAAATCCTGCAAGGGCAGTTGGAGAAGGTAAACCAATTGCAAAAAGAGGCTGATCAATTGACCCAGGACCTGCTCACCGGATCTGTGGAGCATCTCCACCAGGTGACCATTGCCGCCGAGCAGGCCAGCCTGGCCCTACAGTTGACAGTGCAAATCCGGAACAAACTGATTGAGGCTTACCAGGAGATTTCCCGGATGCAGATCTGA
- the fliI gene encoding flagellar protein export ATPase FliI codes for MVNLAKYKARLENINSIRVSGKVLEVIGLIVEVSGLSASIGEICQIVVSQDKVTPAEVVGFRQNRTLLMPLGTLDGVAPGCEVRATGRTHQVKVGSGILGRVLDGLGYPLGEQKLDYPGRWMPVTNSPPNPMKRKRISEVLVTGVKAIDALLTCGQGQRLGIFAGSGVGKSTLLGMIARRSNADVNVIALIGERGREVLDFLEKDLGNEGLARSVVVAATSDQPALVRIKGAFVATAIAEYFRDQGKKVMLMMDSVTRFAMAQREVGLAIGEPPATKGYTPSVFALLPKLLERSGNSEKGSITALYTVLVDADDMNEPIADAVRGILDGHIVLSRDLAARNHYPAIDIGHSVSRLMTEITDSEHQSLAQRLREVMATYQKMEDLINIGAYQKGSNPEVDEAIKLYPKIVSFLRQDVDEHFSFADTLRQLREIFA; via the coding sequence ATGGTTAACCTGGCCAAATACAAGGCTCGCTTGGAAAACATCAATTCCATCCGGGTCTCCGGTAAAGTGCTGGAGGTTATTGGCTTAATTGTTGAAGTATCCGGCCTGAGCGCCTCCATTGGCGAGATCTGTCAAATTGTTGTCAGTCAAGATAAAGTGACCCCGGCAGAGGTAGTCGGCTTTCGACAAAACAGGACGCTCCTAATGCCTTTGGGCACTTTGGATGGGGTAGCCCCGGGTTGTGAGGTGCGGGCTACGGGGAGGACCCACCAGGTCAAGGTAGGTTCAGGTATCCTAGGCCGGGTGTTGGATGGCTTGGGCTACCCGCTGGGGGAACAAAAACTGGATTATCCCGGTCGCTGGATGCCCGTCACCAATTCCCCACCGAATCCCATGAAAAGAAAGAGGATTTCCGAGGTCCTGGTGACCGGGGTGAAAGCCATTGATGCCCTTCTTACCTGCGGGCAAGGCCAGCGCCTCGGCATCTTTGCCGGCAGCGGGGTGGGCAAGAGCACCCTGCTGGGCATGATCGCCCGCAGGTCCAACGCTGACGTGAACGTCATTGCCTTAATCGGGGAGCGGGGCCGGGAGGTGCTGGATTTCCTGGAAAAGGATTTAGGGAATGAGGGCCTGGCCCGGTCCGTGGTGGTGGCGGCAACGTCGGACCAGCCGGCTCTGGTAAGGATCAAAGGAGCTTTTGTGGCCACGGCCATTGCCGAGTATTTCCGGGACCAGGGCAAGAAAGTGATGTTGATGATGGATTCCGTCACCAGGTTTGCCATGGCTCAAAGGGAAGTAGGGCTGGCCATTGGCGAACCCCCGGCTACCAAAGGTTACACCCCTTCGGTGTTTGCTTTACTGCCCAAACTGCTGGAACGTTCCGGCAACAGCGAAAAAGGTTCCATTACCGCGTTGTACACCGTGCTGGTGGACGCCGATGACATGAATGAACCCATCGCTGACGCGGTGAGAGGTATTTTAGACGGGCATATCGTGTTGTCCAGGGATTTGGCGGCCCGGAACCATTACCCGGCTATCGATATCGGGCACAGCGTCAGCCGTCTGATGACGGAGATCACCGATAGTGAGCACCAGTCCCTGGCCCAACGGTTGAGGGAAGTCATGGCCACTTATCAAAAAATGGAAGACCTCATCAATATCGGGGCTTACCAGAAGGGCAGCAACCCCGAGGTAGATGAGGCCATCAAGCTGTATCCGAAGATCGTCAGTTTCTTGCGGCAGGATGTAGACGAACACTTTTCTTTTGCAGACACCCTGCGGCAGCTGCGGGAAATCTTCGCGTGA
- the fliF gene encoding flagellar M-ring protein FliF, with amino-acid sequence MKDIAKQLLEKWNALPNSRKSIILVMSLAVLLAGFFFWREMTKEEYAPLFTNLDPKTAGAVVEVLEQNRIPYQLAAEGTSILVPKDRVYEIRIQLAGQGLLTNTGLGFELFDNTKLGVTEFERRIDYQRALEEELRRTIVQLDEIEQARVHLVLPEKSVFIREEKPASAAVTVALKPLAQLTKEQVRGIIYLVSSSVENLPPENVKLINSKGVVLSDGVLDADSGHLAGLNLVQYEIKRALEKDLEQRVQNMLERVMGLDNVVAMVTAELDFDQVEETNIIYGKDEEGQATLSEQVTEEQSETTSGNPGLTGIEGNVGIPYYPAGGQNTDTYTRTETITNYMVDQTERRIVQAPGRVTRLSTAVIINGMLNAEETERIRALVEAAVGFDPLRGDQITVESMFFDTGTELAPTPPEVEEPVPEPRPWWHWAILGGGALLVAAVVLLVIRRRRRQRAAQKEPVVTPPEPMQIPKVVPELTVEEKVRIEKQKKITDIIREKPEEAVMLLRAWLSEE; translated from the coding sequence GTGAAAGACATAGCAAAACAACTGCTGGAGAAATGGAACGCTCTTCCCAATTCCAGAAAGTCCATCATACTCGTCATGTCTCTGGCAGTGCTTCTGGCTGGATTTTTCTTTTGGCGAGAAATGACGAAAGAGGAGTATGCCCCTCTTTTCACTAATTTAGACCCCAAAACGGCCGGCGCTGTGGTGGAAGTGCTGGAACAAAACCGGATTCCTTATCAACTGGCCGCGGAAGGCACTTCCATCCTGGTGCCCAAGGACCGGGTGTATGAGATCAGGATCCAGTTGGCCGGTCAGGGGTTGTTGACCAATACGGGTTTGGGTTTTGAGCTGTTCGATAATACCAAGCTCGGTGTTACCGAGTTTGAGCGGCGTATAGATTATCAAAGAGCCCTGGAAGAGGAATTAAGGCGTACCATCGTTCAATTAGACGAAATTGAACAGGCCAGGGTGCACCTGGTGCTGCCGGAAAAAAGCGTTTTCATCAGGGAAGAAAAGCCTGCCTCCGCCGCCGTCACCGTCGCGTTGAAGCCCTTGGCCCAGCTCACCAAGGAACAGGTGCGGGGTATTATTTACCTGGTTTCTTCCAGCGTGGAAAACCTACCGCCGGAAAATGTCAAGCTCATTAACAGTAAAGGCGTCGTCTTAAGTGACGGCGTCTTGGATGCTGATTCCGGCCATCTCGCCGGCCTGAACCTGGTCCAGTACGAAATCAAGCGGGCTTTGGAAAAGGATTTGGAACAGCGGGTGCAGAACATGCTGGAGCGGGTCATGGGCCTGGACAACGTGGTGGCCATGGTTACCGCGGAGCTTGATTTTGATCAAGTCGAGGAAACCAATATTATTTACGGCAAAGACGAGGAAGGGCAGGCCACTTTAAGTGAGCAGGTGACGGAGGAGCAGAGCGAGACCACTTCCGGAAACCCTGGGCTAACCGGCATCGAGGGTAATGTGGGGATTCCTTATTACCCGGCCGGCGGTCAGAATACGGATACATATACCCGTACCGAGACCATTACCAATTACATGGTGGACCAAACGGAACGGAGAATCGTGCAGGCTCCCGGCCGCGTCACCCGCTTATCCACGGCGGTGATTATCAACGGGATGCTCAATGCGGAAGAAACGGAACGCATCCGGGCTCTGGTGGAGGCGGCCGTCGGTTTTGACCCCCTCAGAGGGGATCAGATTACCGTGGAAAGCATGTTCTTTGACACGGGCACCGAATTGGCACCTACCCCGCCGGAAGTGGAGGAACCGGTACCGGAGCCGAGGCCCTGGTGGCATTGGGCGATTTTAGGTGGGGGAGCTTTGCTGGTTGCTGCCGTAGTGCTGCTGGTGATCAGGCGGAGAAGGAGACAGCGCGCGGCCCAAAAAGAACCGGTGGTAACACCGCCTGAACCCATGCAGATACCTAAGGTTGTGCCCGAGCTTACGGTGGAGGAAAAAGTACGCATTGAAAAACAGAAAAAGATTACGGATATTATCCGGGAAAAACCCGAGGAAGCGGTTATGTTATTGAGAGCATGGTTGTCGGAAGAATAG